A single region of the Streptomyces virginiae genome encodes:
- a CDS encoding DUF3618 domain-containing protein → MPEARTPAQIEADIVRRREQLAETLDEIGVRMHPKTIIGDAKARVASTVDQTAGRAFATVNRLVTDLRDGLRHDDGAPRVDRIVPVALVAVSLVGLIVVSARRKRG, encoded by the coding sequence GTGCCGGAAGCCAGGACCCCCGCACAGATCGAGGCGGACATCGTCCGCCGCCGTGAGCAGCTCGCCGAGACGCTCGACGAGATCGGTGTGCGCATGCACCCGAAGACGATCATCGGGGACGCGAAGGCACGGGTCGCCTCGACCGTCGACCAGACCGCCGGGCGGGCCTTCGCCACGGTGAACCGGCTCGTGACGGATCTGCGGGACGGTCTGCGGCACGACGACGGGGCTCCGCGCGTCGACCGGATCGTGCCCGTCGCGCTGGTCGCGGTGAGCCTGGTCGGGTTGATCGTGGTGTCGGCGCGCCGCAAGCGCGGATGA
- a CDS encoding DMT family transporter: protein MAWVLLLVAGLLEVGWSIGMKFTEGFTRLWPSVFTGAGIVASMVLLSYAAKTLPIGTAYGVWVGIGAAGAAVLGMAVLGEPVTAARIFFICLLLVAVVGLKATSGH, encoded by the coding sequence ATGGCATGGGTTCTTCTTCTCGTCGCCGGTCTGCTCGAGGTCGGCTGGTCGATCGGCATGAAGTTCACCGAAGGTTTCACCCGGCTGTGGCCGAGTGTGTTCACGGGTGCCGGGATCGTCGCGAGCATGGTGTTGCTGTCCTACGCCGCGAAGACCCTGCCCATCGGTACGGCGTACGGGGTGTGGGTGGGCATCGGTGCCGCCGGCGCGGCCGTGCTCGGTATGGCGGTGTTGGGTGAGCCCGTCACCGCCGCCCGGATCTTCTTCATCTGTCTGTTGTTGGTCGCCGTGGTGGGGCTGAAGGCGACCTCCGGTCACTGA
- a CDS encoding GroES family chaperonin: protein MSENTTHDKLPIRMLHDRVLVKSDLPEGERRSGGGILIPATAAVGKRLAWAEVVAVGQNVRTVEPGDRVLYDPEDRAEVEVRGATYVLMRERDLHAVAAERLEGSEDSTGLYL from the coding sequence GTGAGCGAGAACACCACCCACGACAAGCTGCCCATCCGCATGTTGCACGATCGCGTGCTCGTGAAGTCCGATCTGCCGGAGGGTGAGCGGCGCTCGGGCGGCGGCATCCTGATTCCCGCGACGGCCGCGGTGGGCAAGCGGCTGGCCTGGGCCGAGGTGGTCGCGGTCGGGCAGAACGTCCGGACGGTCGAGCCGGGTGACCGGGTGCTGTACGACCCCGAGGACCGTGCCGAGGTCGAGGTGCGGGGGGCGACGTACGTGCTGATGCGCGAGCGGGATCTGCACGCCGTGGCCGCGGAGCGGCTGGAGGGGTCGGAGGACTCCACCGGGCTGTATCTCTGA